TTTTTTTGACTGCCTTCATAACTTTCATCACTCGACGTTTCTCTGTTCTTTCCTAACTCACGCGTCTAACCTACTATTTGGGTTTCCTCGCTTCAATGCCCATGTTATACATGATTTGTTCAATAAATTCGTAACCAGACACTATTTAGTGGGATTTTGTCGAGGTGAAGAAGACAACCGCGCAGCTATATATTTATAGCCACACATCATCAGCATCTTTTTACAGGTATAGTCAATCACTATTTTatgataattaatttttttacatttaacattttttcattaGTTCTTATTGAAAATAGTTTAATGTGGCCAAAGGGGTGTGGCCTTCAGACTAATCACTGTTGTAAGTATACCATATTTAAGCAAAAATACTTTCCCCTTTAAATCGATGTTTTGCTGTAAGTGTAAATTCTAATTAGAAAGAGGAACTTCAAGATCGAGTacgtaattttaatttcattaatattcAAACTGTTTAGAAAATGTATGAGTGGCAGAAGGAGCCGGATACAAAGAACAGGGGGAGGGTCTCTTGGCTAGCTCGCACGCACAGCATGCGAGCAGAGTAGCGACTTGTGCCGAAAGCTTTATGGGTAGTCTTAAAAGTAAGCGCTAGTTTGAAAAATCACTCAAACAGAAGGCAGAGGACGCCGAGTCAAGATGGGTGTCCTGAACTGCTCGCCACTTTTGATCGGAGTGATAGTGGTTATATGCACTCGTTTTGTGGGTGCTCAACGTGATCCAATTCCCAAAATTCAAGTCGTCGACGGAGGATTATCTCCACCTTATTTTAATCTTGCGGACAATCGTCGCATTTATGCTTCAGGTATGTtatattgaattattttgtgtACTAGTAATTTCTTAATCGGTGCGTTAGtaaaatcgggaaaaaaatgttttaactaTTTCACATTATTTTCGTTCTTGTAGCCACTTGCGGAGAAGATGTTACCGGACCAGAATTATATTGCAAACTTGTTGGCAGCAGTACTAGTAACTTGGACCCCGGGGAAGATATCAACATTATCAAAGGACAGGTACAGTTTTTGAATAATTCTCTTACAAAGTTATTGATCCATTACACCTTTTGACATACAGTAAGTAAtatgaatctattaaaattttgcattttaaTACCAATAGATCTGCGACACATGTGATCCTACAGATCCTAAACGAAGCCATCCGGCATCTAACGCCATTGATGGAACCTCCAACTGGTGGCAGAGCCCACCCATGTCTCGCGGGTTGAAATACGCTACTGTCAATTTAACCATCGACTTGGGACAGGTATTTACATAACAACCTAGAAGAGTATAGTTtttgaaagaaggaaaagaagagacAAAGAACGGCTCAGTGTTGCCGTCCTGTTTTGTCTCCGTGAGAAGAAACAAGTACTATAACTTTATGTGGGCTCTGTAGGggactgaaagaaaaaaaagcatcgGGTTAGCAGCGGTCAATTTCAGAAATCGGAGAAGGccttttgaacttgaaaaagcTAGAGACTAAGGGAGGGAGCAATGAGATAGCAGTCAGTCGGGCTCtaacagaaataaaatccGAGGGGAAGATGTGAGGctgaggaggggggagagctAGAAAAATATACCAAGACGTGCACATGTGGTTTCCATTTGCGCTCTTGACTGCTAGTATATTGCTGTCTACATTCTTCTGCAGTCCATTAGAATGTTCATCTCATTAACAATGATTGTCGAGCtgcgaaaatttgaaatggaacgctttttttaagttttctcATGATAGTCCATCAAAAATGTAGAACATGGACCTTCCGGTCCGATAGTCTTTGGGGCCTCTAATCTACGGGTGGACATCGGTTTCAGTGAACACCCACTTCCCGCTTGTTTTTATCAGTAACGTCCAGTCACCATATTTACCacccatacttttttttatgtgtttaCTAAATATCAAATGCCTTCttatcatttgttattttggcTATGGTTCATGGTTTATACCAAAAGGATGGGATTCATGATTCAATTGGGACTGATATTTTTGTCGACTTCCCATACTAGTagacaaaatttgttttctcacAACCGACAGTCAATATTCCACgacattctttttaaatactgAAAAGGCGATAGCGAAAAGGAGATTCTCAACTAACTTTCATCCCATCGTCTAAGCTTCCGACAAGATGGGGTTTGAAGTTAGCATAAACATGGAAGATTATGTAAACACTCGACGGACATCTGTCGAGTGACTGGCCGACTGGACTATTTCAACACATATTCGAGAATTTGAATCGATGAGTGtcctcatttaaaaaatttaatcttaaCATGCTAGGAATTTCACGTTGCCTACGTTTTCATCAAAATGGGAAATTCTCCACGCCCTGGTGTTTGGGTGCTAGAACGCTCAACCGATAATGGGTTAACTTATGCCCCGTGGCAGTATTTTGCCGACACTGTAAGGTAAAGACAACAGccaaaatttgatgaaatgaaCACGTTTAGAAATATGGAGATTTTCTAATAAATTCACATTCTTTCCAGCGATTGCGTTGACCAATTTGGACCGGAGACGATTGATCCTATCTCCAGAGACGATTCCGTTACTTGTGAAACGCAGTTTTCAAAAGTCGTCCCATTGGAGGACGGAGAGGTAATTTAATAGCAAGTTAGATATCCCAACAGACAGCAAAATTGCATAACCGGCTTTTGTTTATAGATTGTTGTCTCGCTCTTGAATAATCGCCCATCTGCAACAAATTTCTATAACTCGACCGTTTTGCAAGAATGGACAAAGGCAACAAACATTCGTCTAAGGCTTTTGCGGCCCAAGACTTTGCTTGGACAATGGGTCAGCTTTTCCCGTAACGATTTTACCCTCACTCGTCGGGTAAGAGTTTTCTTAATTAAATTCTAGGTTATAAtacatttcaatttgttgcatttaaaaattttctctatTTAGTTTTTCTATTCAATCCGTGACATTTCAATCGGAGGGCGTTGCGTTTGCAACGGTCATGCCGAATCTTGTGACATTACCGATCCCGAAGACGCGTACAAATTACTTTGTCGCTGTCAACACAACACTTGTGGGCCCCAATGCGAGCGATGCTGTCCAGGATTCGTCCAGAAAGCTTGGAAGCAGTCCAAAGCGTACGATCCTTTCACCTGCGAACGTAAGACATCCAATACctcaaattttataataagtttttcattacatctttttcttgattttagcTTGCAATTGCTTTGGCCATACCGACGAGTGTCAATACAATCCAGATATCGATCGTCTTGGTCTTTCGTTGGACATCAACGGATTCTACGAAGGTGGAGGTGTTTGCCAAAATTGTCGTCACAACACGCAAGGCATTAACTGTAACGAATGCAAACCAACATTTTATCGACCTTATGATAAATTGCTTAACGCTACCGATGTCTGTCAacgtaagaaaaaacaagcaatGCCATTATGATTTCTACACATAAcaaattttgtgtgtttgattTAGCATGCCAGTGTGACGAATTTTTCTCAACTGGAAACTGTGCGGAAGGCAGTGGTCAATGCGAGTGTCGACCGCAGTTCCTCTCGCCGCATTGCGATCAGTGTAGTTTTGGCTACTATGGATACCCGCAGTGCAAACCCTGCGATTGTCATATCAACGGTACCAGAGATAATGTTTGCGAAGTCGGTGGAGGCCAGTGCCCCTGCAAATATAACTATGCCGGAAATAATTGCGATCAATGTGCCGAAGGCTATTACAACTTCCCCGAATGCTTacgtaatttaatttaaaattatgtcttatttgataaaaataataagcatTTTCTCTGATCTTCACGTACAGCCTGTGAATGCGAAGCTCCAGGATCAATCTCCGACGCTTGCGATTTAGAGAACGGTCAGTGTCAATGTGATCACAATTTTGGAGGACGTAGCTGTGAACGTTGCGAACACGGCTTCTTCAATTATCCGACTTGCACTTGTAAGATAAAAgtatatctttaaaaaaataataatgagaaTATACAAAAATCTGTATTTTTCTGTTAGACTGCAACTGTGATCCACGAGGAACAATTAAGGAAGTATGTGACAAAAATAATGGTCAGTGTATTTGCAAGCCGGGATATGGTGGACCCAGGTGTGACCAGTGCCAACCAAGTTATTGGGGCCATCCTGACTGCAAACCGTGCGGCTGTAGTGACTCCGGAAGTGCGTCTACCATCTGCACACCCAACGGAAAATGTCCATGCTTGCCCAACTTCTCAGGACGTGCTTGTGACCAGTGCTCACCCGGTTATTTCAAATACCCAGAATGCATCAGTAAGTGTTTTATCAGAACTTAGCCAGCCAATACGTAAATCGTGACAGATACTTATTGTACGCGGTTTTTCTAATCAGGTTGCAATTGTGATACATCGGGATCACTCGGAGTTTCTTGTGACGACGAAGGGCGTTGTCAGTGTCGTAGCAACTTTGACGGACATCGATGTGATCACTGTCGTGAAGGATTTTACAACTATCCTGCTTGCGAAGGTAACATgtgtttaaataaattatcccATTATTTGTGGCTGAcagtttgtttatattttagaTTGTAACTGCGATCCGGCTGGTGTCGTTGAGGCGTTCGCTGGTTGTGGATCAGTGCCCAAAGGCGAGTTATGCAAATGTAAAGAGCGCGTTCAGGGCCGTATATGCAACCAGTGCAAACCGCTTTATTGGAACATGCAAACTAACAATCCATTTGGATGTCAAGGTACTGTAATCATTCTTCTTTACATTCCAGaactttttattgattcaatcaTTTTGGTTTACAGATTGTGATTGCGTTGTAGCTGGAACAATCGGTTCGCTGCGGGTGTGCGGATCGGATGATGGGCAGTGTTCTTGTAAATCACGAGTAACCAGTCGTCGTTGTAGCGATTGTGCTGACGGTTTCTTTAACTTGCAAGAAGATAATCCGTTTGGTTGCATGGGTGtgtattaaaatttattgattcattcGTTAATAACACCCCCGTTAAAACCTTTTAATCAATGAATTTTCAGATTGCGGTTGCAATATTGGAGGATCAGTGAGCCCACTGTGTGACAAGACTACAGGACAATGTGTCTGTCGTCAACGTATTCAAGGAAGATCTTGTGACGAACCTCTTCAATTGCACTACTTCCCCACTTTATATCAATATCAGTACGAAGCTGAAGATGGCTACACGCCCACTCGATCACCTGTTCGATTTGGTTACGATCATACTCAATTCCCTGGTTTCTCTTGGCGAGGCTATGCTGTCTTTTCCCAAATTCAGGTAATTATATTTAAAGACAATGTTTTGTGTTAAGTGTGGCCTCAATGTCGTTTTTTCCCTCATACAGAATGAAATCCTCCAAGAATTTATGATTGAAAAGCCATCGCTTTACAGAATGATTCTGCGCTATGTCAACCCGAACGACGACGCTGTAATGGCAAAAGTCAAGTTATCACCTGAAAACTCTCACGATGCCGAACAAACCTATCTAGTTCGCATGGAACCAAGCCGGGAACCTAAATTTGTAACTGTGGCTGGACCTTCGGGTAACCTTCCGACTCCATTCATCCTCAATCCGGGAATGTGGACAGCTTCGATTGCTACAAATAAGAGTCTCCTTCTCGATTACTTCGCTCTTCTCCCTGCTGCTTATTATGAAGGAACAATCCTTCAGGAGCGTGTTCTTAAACCCTGCTTACATACTGATCAGCAGCAAGGATCGTGCCGACAATTTACTTATGCTAGCCTTGATCCTTTCACCAATGTTCGAGGTGATGCGGCATACACACTTGTCGATGACAATACTGGAGAAGCTACTGTCATCTCGGATTCTCGGGTACAGTTTGAATATTAATAAGATTTTGGAtaagcaaattttttaatgatttctttttatttcttagttGATTAATGATGCAGTTGCACTGAGTGACACTCAGCAGGAAATTCACATGGATGTCGGAGTGCCTCGATCAGGAAACTACGTTCTTGTCTTGGCTTACGTCACATCCGGTCAAGGCAAACGAACATACATCGAAGTAGATGTTAATACAGCCAAGGATCGTCGCCAACAAGGTGTTGCCATCTTATACGATTGCACTCTGCGAACCAGCTGCCGTCAAGTGGTGACTGATAGCGACGGAAAAGTTGCAGATTTTCAATTGGGAATGGAAGGCAATAATAATGTCGTCATCCGCAGCGCTTCGATTAACGAAGAAGCTGATGCAGCCATCGATTCAATTATTGCCATACCCTCGTCAGAATGGTCTCTCGATTACGTTCAACCCAAATCAGTTTGTATTCAACGCGACGGAAAGTGTGTTGCCGGAAACTTCCCAGCTGCTTCCGATTCAACTCGCGTCGAATTTGAAAGTGGCACCATCCAACAGGCCACCAGCGTTCTCCCAGAAGAAATCTATGACGAAAATGTTGGTTTGGTTTATCTAGACAAGAAAGAGTCAATGGTAGACGTGACTGGTAAAGTCCCCCATGCTGGTTACTACGTATTCATCGTACATTACTACCAGCCAGCTCATCCACAATTCGAACTGGACGTTTTGCTGCAAAATGGACAGTTTTACGAAGCCAAACTGCCAACCACTCTCTGCCCATCCAATTCTGGATGCCGCTCAGTTATCAAACAGGCCAGCGGTAACCAAGCCTTCCAAATCCAGGAAAATTTTATCCTAACTCTCAAATCGCCCGCCAACAAGACCGCCTGGGTGGACTACGTATACGTAGTCCCAGCCGACGAGTTTACCCCCGCGCTTTTGGAGGAATCACCAATTGACTTGACGGCGGAATTCATCGCTCGTTGTGGCAGAAACAATTTCCAAGTTGACCGCAATACGCCAGAGTTTTGCCGACAAGCCATCTTCACTTTGACAACCGAATTCAACAGTGGAGCGCTGCCATGCCAATGCGATTTCCAAGGATCGCTCTCTTTCGAATGCGACCCCTTTGGTGGTCAATGTCCTTGCAAATCAGGCGTTATTGGTCGTCAATGTACACGATGCCAGACAGGCTATTTTGGATTCCCCGATTGCAAGCCGTGCGACTGCCCCTCTACCGCTCTCTGTGACCCTGCCTCCGGTTCTTGCATCTGTCCTCCACGTGTAACAGGTATAATTCAAtcagcattttaaaaaatatcttaaaTCTACCTTTGAGTTATTTTTTCAAGGCGCTCGCTGTGACCAGTGTGTTGCCAACACGTACGGTTACGATCCAATTATCGGTTGCGAGGAATGTAGTTGCAATCCTCAGGGTGTCCATCAAGGCAATCTCCAGGTAAAACGTTACATcagtattttattattcaatctGCTAATATTGCTATTGACGATTTCAGTGTGATTCTTCCACCGGTCAATGCCAATGTAAACACAATGTCGTCAGTCGTAAATGCGATCGCTGTGCTTTTGGATATTGGGTATGGCCCTTCTCTAGCAACAATTTAATAATCTTTAACTAATCTTCCAATATTTCATCATAAATTTAGGCCTTCCCTTATTGCCAATTATGTAATTGCGACGTTCGAGGTTCGGCTGAAGAAATCTGTGACCAAGAAACAGCTAGCTGCTTCTGTAAGGAAAACGTGATTGGGCTATCTTGCGACATGTGTTCCTCAGGCACATTCAACCTACAAGAATCTAATCCAAGAGGCTGTAGCAAGTGTTTCTGTTTCGGCAAAGCCTCTACTTGCACTACCTCTCAGCTCTTCCGTTCACACGTAACAGACATGAAGGACTGGACGGCTGCTGCCATCGTTGTTGGCCTTGTCGGCTCTCGTCGTAGTGTCGACCAAGTTCAGTCATACGATCAAATGGTCAGAGCCGTTCTCACCGATTTCCTACCCGAAGATGGTTCCTTTTACTTTTCGGCTCCACTTACTTATTTGGGCAACAAGTTGACTTCGTATGGCGGAAACCTCAATTACACCATTGTTTACGTCGCTGGAACAGCAGGCTACGCCGTCAGCGCTCCTGACATCATCCTCATCGGAGGCGATTTTACTCTATATCATTTTGGTCATGAAACACCATCGTCATCTGTACCGTTGGCCGTTAGCGTTGAAATCAACGAACGAAACTTTGTCCTTCCGTCTGGTCTACCAGCTTCCCGAGAGAATCTTTTAGTAGCCCTTAAAGACGTCCGTGGCGTCTACATCCGTGGATCTTATTCAGACCCAACCCGCGAAGCCCGGTTGACATCAGTCACCATGGATATCGCTGTCAGGGAGCTTACGAACAACGCCGATGTTGCTGTGGCTGTGGAACAGTGCAATTGCCCTGTCAACTATCAAGGAACTTCATGCGAGGATTGCGCACCTGGTCATTTCAGGGCTCATACCGGTCCATACGGCGGATTCTGTGTCCCGTGTCAatgtaaaaacgaaaatctataattttagtttagtttaaaaaatgtaatctgattttttttccaggtcaTGGACACAGTGACACTTGTGACCCAATTACAGGAAAATGCTTCAACTGCAAACACAACACTGTTGGAGACCATTGCGAAAAATGCGATGTTGGTTACCAGGGTGATGCAACTCAAGCAACGCCTTCAGACTGTTTGATCTGCGCTTGTCCTCTTCCAATCGAATCCAACAACTTCGCCCTGACTTGCGATTTTTCACCAGCTGGCGATGAAATCGCTTGTCAATGCAAACCCGGCTATACTGGTCCCCTGTGCGAGTCATGCGCTCCAGGATTTTACGGACGACCTGAAGCTATTGGCGATTTTTGCAAACCTTGCAATTGCTCCAACAATATTGACGTTGATGATCCACAAGCATGTGATTCAATCACTGGCGAATGCTTAAAATGCTTGAATAACGCCTATGGACCGGCATGTGGCCTCTGTGCTCCAGGCTTCTACGGTGACGCCGTGGAACTTAAAGACTGTCAAGGATGTCATTGCGATGAGTAagtttcatttaaattaataaatctttgacaaaaaaaaaaactaataaaaattcaattgtagGTGCGGAACGAGCCAGTGCAGCAGTTTTACTGGCGTCTGTGAGTGCCAACCGAATGTCATTGGCGAAAAATGCGATCGTTGCGCTCCTGACCACTATGGTTTCAGCTCATGCCGTGGTTGCCGCTCTTGCAGCTGTGCGAGTGCCTCAGAAGGAACTCAATGTGACGATAACACGGGCCAGTGTCGATGCCGTCCAGGAGCTGCTGGTCGCCATTGCGAACGCTGTGTGTCTGGATTTTGGAATTACAGTCCGGCCGGATGCCAGTCATGTAATTGCAATGAGGACTTTGCCATTGGAGTGGGATGTAATCCGGAAACTGGCCAGTGCGCTTGTTTGCCTGGTGTTATtggtaattttgaaaatcattatAAATTTAAGCTAATGAAAAACTAATTTCAATTGGCAATCACAGGCGATAAATGCGAGGCTTGCCCTTACCGCTGGGTTTTGGTTCCCGACCAGGGCTGTTTTGAATGTGATTCTTGCTCACACAACCTGCTGGATGTCACTGATGAATTGAGAATGATTGTGGACCCCATTGTTGGAGAATTCCAAACGGTTGCACTGACCTTCTTCACTCATCAAAAACTGGCTTCTCTAAACCAATCTGCTTTGGACTTGAGAGCCGAAGTAGGAAATCTAGATGTTTCTCAAATTCAGTTTGGACCATTGGAAGCTGTCACAGTTGAGTTAGAGGCTACCTCTCGTGGCTTGAAAATCAAAACCGGCTACGTCGAGGAAGAATCAATGGAAAAGGCTCACGAAGCCAACAATGCTCTCATCGAGTCCGTCGAGGTGGAGAAGCTCATCCAAGAGGCTGTCCAGAAATCACGATCTATCATCGGGGAGGTTGCCGTTCTTGCCGAGAGTTTGGAAGGTGGTGCTGGACCTCAAATTGACAAAGCACTCGGCGAAGCCCAAGTTATGTTGCAAGAGATTCGCTCAAGAAACTTCCAACAGCGCCAGAGTGGAGCAGATCACGAGCTTCAGGAAGCTATCAGTTTATTAggaaagatgaaagaagagGCCCTGCCTGTTCGCGACAACAGCATTTTACTTGCCAATCTTACCACCCGTCTCAACGATTTAATCAGCCGAGTTATGGATTTGAGTAAAAATATTGACGGAACAAAGAATAACGTCAAAATGGCTGACAAGCTGACAAATGCAAATCGCGTCTCATCTTCGTTAGGTGCCGTGGCTGACATTCAACAGCGCAATACCACCGCGAGCGCTCATTTGAAAAACTGCGCTCAAGTTTTATATAATGCTACGGCTTTGATGGAGAGTGCACGCAAAACACTTGACAAACTTAAGCTGGATATTGATCGCCTCATGACTTCAAAAAATACACTTCACGAAGCAGTTGAACAGAAGGAAACTGATTTGGCCGAATCGCGAAAAATCCTTTACGACGCACAGATCCACGCAACTAAACTCGGAGACCAAGCGGCCGGATTAGATGAAATGTTGACTGACACTCGCCAAACTTCAGAGAATGCCGTTTCAGCTGCCAATTCCTACAAAAATATTGTCGACGCCATTGATGAAGCCATCAAGGCGGCAGAGCAAGCCACGAACGCAGGTTTGAACGCCACCCAGCTCTCAGCAGGAGTGGGAGAACGAGCTCAATTATCGCATCAACGCTCCGAAGAGCTACTGGCGCAAGCAAGAGACGCGCTTCAACGAACCCAGACTATGCTGAAACCACGTTTAATGGCCGCAGAAACCCTGTCCAATTTGGTGGAAGAGAACAATCAACGCACTGCGGAAGGTTTGAAGGCTGTTAACGAGGCATTGGACAAGATCGTTCCTACCGGCAGTGccaaacaaaatggccgaaaagCCGTAGAAACAAGCACTGGGGCTCAGCAGGGTGGCTCGGAAGCTTCAGCGAAAATCCAAGAggtttcaaatcaaatccCGATGCAAAGAGACCGTACCAATCAGTTAGCCCGTGATATTGACACCGTCGGCAAAAGCACAACATTTTCGCTCTCCAATCTTGAGCGACTCAACGCCGTTTTGCCCGATCTTCGCAATCTCCTTACTCGctctaaagaaaaacaagctgTTTTGAGTGTAATGGGTAAAGATTTGTCAGCAAAATTGGCGGAATTACGTCAGAAAACGGCATTGGCTCGTGATCAAGCTAATCGCATTACTGTTGGAGTTACTTTCTACCATAATTCAACACTGCAACTGCACAACCCTGAAGGTCTCAGTCGTGCGGCCACAGCCAATCAATTCTCTCTTTACTTCCGAACAGCAGACACAAATGGCTTCCTTGCCTATCTTGGTAACGAGGTCGGAACAAGCAAGAAACTCCGGCGAACTCGTTCAGACGATTTCATGACACTCGAAATCCGTAATGGATACTTGACCCTAACGACAGATCTTGGCTCAGGTCCTCAATCAGTTACCAACGATCGTTTGGTTTCCGATAACGTTTGGTACCAGGCTGTTGTGCAGCGAACAGGTAAATCTGTCCGGCTCACGGTTCGTGCCGAAAAAGAAGCTGGTGAAGTGGAAGTCACCACTAAAGAAGCTGTATTGCCGGGCACCTTTTCCGTTTTCAATTTGGATCAGGACTTGTCGAAGATTTTCATCGGCGGATACCCCCAAAAAGCTAATATTCAACCTACCGTTCTCTACGCCTCTTTCCGCGGAGAAGTTGAAGAAGTCATGATAGGCGACACGGCAGTTGGTTTGTGGAATTTTGTCGATGCTGCCAATATTTACGGAGCTGTTGAACGCGACAAGCTGAAAAATCTGCAAGAGAGCACTGGCTATCGTTTTGATGGC
This DNA window, taken from Daphnia pulex isolate KAP4 chromosome 2, ASM2113471v1, encodes the following:
- the LOC124209694 gene encoding laminin subunit alpha-like isoform X2, which translates into the protein MGVLNCSPLLIGVIVVICTRFVGAQRDPIPKIQVVDGGLSPPYFNLADNRRIYASATCGEDVTGPELYCKLVGSSTSNLDPGEDINIIKGQICDTCDPTDPKRSHPASNAIDGTSNWWQSPPMSRGLKYATVNLTIDLGQEFHVAYVFIKMGNSPRPGVWVLERSTDNGLTYAPWQYFADTVSDCVDQFGPETIDPISRDDSVTCETQFSKVVPLEDGEIVVSLLNNRPSATNFYNSTVLQEWTKATNIRLRLLRPKTLLGQWVSFSRNDFTLTRRFFYSIRDISIGGRCVCNGHAESCDITDPEDAYKLLCRCQHNTCGPQCERCCPGFVQKAWKQSKAYDPFTCEPCNCFGHTDECQYNPDIDRLGLSLDINGFYEGGGVCQNCRHNTQGINCNECKPTFYRPYDKLLNATDVCQPCQCDEFFSTGNCAEGSGQCECRPQFLSPHCDQCSFGYYGYPQCKPCDCHINGTRDNVCEVGGGQCPCKYNYAGNNCDQCAEGYYNFPECLPCECEAPGSISDACDLENGQCQCDHNFGGRSCERCEHGFFNYPTCTYCNCDPRGTIKEVCDKNNGQCICKPGYGGPRCDQCQPSYWGHPDCKPCGCSDSGSASTICTPNGKCPCLPNFSGRACDQCSPGYFKYPECISCNCDTSGSLGVSCDDEGRCQCRSNFDGHRCDHCREGFYNYPACEDCNCDPAGVVEAFAGCGSVPKGELCKCKERVQGRICNQCKPLYWNMQTNNPFGCQDCDCVVAGTIGSLRVCGSDDGQCSCKSRVTSRRCSDCADGFFNLQEDNPFGCMDCGCNIGGSVSPLCDKTTGQCVCRQRIQGRSCDEPLQLHYFPTLYQYQYEAEDGYTPTRSPVRFGYDHTQFPGFSWRGYAVFSQIQNEILQEFMIEKPSLYRMILRYVNPNDDAVMAKVKLSPENSHDAEQTYLVRMEPSREPKFVTVAGPSGNLPTPFILNPGMWTASIATNKSLLLDYFALLPAAYYEGTILQERVLKPCLHTDQQQGSCRQFTYASLDPFTNVRGDAAYTLVDDNTGEATVISDSRLINDAVALSDTQQEIHMDVGVPRSGNYVLVLAYVTSGQGKRTYIEVDVNTAKDRRQQGVAILYDCTLRTSCRQVVTDSDGKVADFQLGMEGNNNVVIRSASINEEADAAIDSIIAIPSSEWSLDYVQPKSVCIQRDGKCVAGNFPAASDSTRVEFESGTIQQATSVLPEEIYDENVGLVYLDKKESMVDVTGKVPHAGYYVFIVHYYQPAHPQFELDVLLQNGQFYEAKLPTTLCPSNSGCRSVIKQASGNQAFQIQENFILTLKSPANKTAWVDYVYVVPADEFTPALLEESPIDLTAEFIARCGRNNFQVDRNTPEFCRQAIFTLTTEFNSGALPCQCDFQGSLSFECDPFGGQCPCKSGVIGRQCTRCQTGYFGFPDCKPCDCPSTALCDPASGSCICPPRVTGARCDQCVANTYGYDPIIGCEECSCNPQGVHQGNLQCDSSTGQCQCKHNVVSRKCDRCAFGYWAFPYCQLCNCDVRGSAEEICDQETASCFCKENVIGLSCDMCSSGTFNLQESNPRGCSKCFCFGKASTCTTSQLFRSHVTDMKDWTAAAIVVGLVGSRRSVDQVQSYDQMVRAVLTDFLPEDGSFYFSAPLTYLGNKLTSYGGNLNYTIVYVAGTAGYAVSAPDIILIGGDFTLYHFGHETPSSSVPLAVSVEINERNFVLPSGLPASRENLLVALKDVRGVYIRGSYSDPTREARLTSVTMDIAVRELTNNADVAVAVEQCNCPVNYQGTSCEDCAPGHFRAHTGPYGGFCVPCQCHGHSDTCDPITGKCFNCKHNTVGDHCEKCDVGYQGDATQATPSDCLICACPLPIESNNFALTCDFSPAGDEIACQCKPGYTGPLCESCAPGFYGRPEAIGDFCKPCNCSNNIDVDDPQACDSITGECLKCLNNAYGPACGLCAPGFYGDAVELKDCQGCHCDECGTSQCSSFTGVCECQPNVIGEKCDRCAPDHYGFSSCRGCRSCSCASASEGTQCDDNTGQCRCRPGAAGRHCERCVSGFWNYSPAGCQSCNCNEDFAIGVGCNPETGQCACLPGVIGDKCEACPYRWVLVPDQGCFECDSCSHNLLDVTDELRMIVDPIVGEFQTVALTFFTHQKLASLNQSALDLRAEVGNLDVSQIQFGPLEAVTVELEATSRGLKIKTGYVEEESMEKAHEANNALIESVEVEKLIQEAVQKSRSIIGEVAVLAESLEGGAGPQIDKALGEAQVMLQEIRSRNFQQRQSGADHELQEAISLLGKMKEEALPVRDNSILLANLTTRLNDLISRVMDLSKNIDGTKNNVKMADKLTNANRVSSSLGAVADIQQRNTTASAHLKNCAQVLYNATALMESARKTLDKLKLDIDRLMTSKNTLHEAVEQKETDLAESRKILYDAQIHATKLGDQAAGLDEMLTDTRQTSENAVSAANSYKNIVDAIDEAIKAAEQATNAGLNATQLSAGVGERAQLSHQRSEELLAQARDALQRTQTMLKPRLMAAETLSNLVEENNQRTAEGLKAVNEALDKIVPTGSAKQNGRKAVETSTGAQQGGSEASAKIQEVSNQIPMQRDRTNQLARDIDTVGKSTTFSLSNLERLNAVLPDLRNLLTRSKEKQAVLSVMGKDLSAKLAELRQKTALARDQANRITVGVTFYHNSTLQLHNPEGLSRAATANQFSLYFRTADTNGFLAYLGNEVGTSKKLRRTRSDDFMTLEIRNGYLTLTTDLGSGPQSVTNDRLVSDNVWYQAVVQRTGKSVRLTVRAEKEAGEVEVTTKEAVLPGTFSVFNLDQDLSKIFIGGYPQKANIQPTVLYASFRGEVEEVMIGDTAVGLWNFVDAANIYGAVERDKLKNLQESTGYRFDGEGYATLDRKSYRFRDRVDVQLKFKSTADNGLLFLAGKGKEFMSIELNKGKVVYRYNLGDDTITLKSPEKYNDDKWHTIEAVRRLRDGILKVDGADVAQRSSTIGDSDLSVTNYMYFGGYPGDHRFEDVTNVDFDGCIDEVQISGTPVDLSQNVEAFGVVSGCPAKVANIVSFNEAGTGYVSLPGVNIENFAQVSLKFKTKQDNGLVFYMANEDQTNRLSLSLLDGALVLRSSPGGDLSSESPTKLNDGQWHVVTATADGSQISLVVDDFDVYTLDTPNSPLVIPATPIYFGGVPDRFALAPGASATDSSFSGCIGDTTINGKLINYASSTGNQGASVAKCPLPDALGGSPLKPKRIDDEDSSPIDPVPSETVPSETDPIESLPFEPVTQPSEPIEPEPTTEAEVVTTTTEAIPVTTPIPETTTIPMGQCRLPVQPADDPDVDDNSGTRFGNVKFSRHEYNTLPGRHRQKSELSVEFKTSEPDGIIFYAAENRHIDYTALYLKDGKLHFSFNCGTGPALLSSPETYNDDQWHTVMFNRDRQNGTLVVDDLVVAEGSSPGNTQTINVDQPHYVGGISPEVLNNARHNFKGVEGGLIGCLRNFRASSRPAGEPSYLEGTEPCSSKVETGSFFAVQGGYIKAVENFRVGLDIDISMEIKPRSTSGILMSVHGRRDFLLLQMVNGALIFSVDNGRGPIVATYIPPHEHHMCDGKWHYVQAIKAKNVVTLSVDNVFVEPGIGVAGVSSTDTNNPLFIGGHPNPSKPRGIKTQEQFVGCIRNLNINRNLLRFGSTQAIGSVTATTCPTI